In one window of Frigoriglobus tundricola DNA:
- a CDS encoding DUF1800 domain-containing protein — MTYNPNPPPFCPVRAGLSLAAMLLAAAVGRAGEPAPAVKWDESAARHLLSRACFGGTPERAKALAAQPLDKAIDGLLDEAARAGPLDQPEWVRDVWVNTLRRYSDMPREEYLVTFRRTSTRNDDELLDLKARWVRRMATTPAPLRENLTLFWHGHFTSASRTMFGVSQTFYHQNETWRKHAMGNFRAFLQAATLDPGMMIYLDMEESEKTNPNENYARELLELFALGVGNYTEKDIREVARSLTGWTLDAPPGTVKPDRPTSPETARSLRRDGLVPTFVPARHDAGEKTVFDKTGKFGVKEVLDLVVAHPACGPHVAGKLIDHFGADDPDGTLKARMAKAFNDSQYELRPMLKVLFTSPEFYATRTRGNRVKSPIRLLVGACRDFDLRGEVTPSLAQAIVPLGQELFNPPTVKGWPSGNEWITATTLALRYRLGEVVLDGKALTGTQPLGRLRGTLIPRDPAEAEKTINRLLALDAEKADSTGKDGIKVRFEPDTIVPKGLADDPEKLVDHLLARVLVVKPRTATRDAVVEACKAVPAADRAKLAARLILASPEYQVE; from the coding sequence CAGGGCCGGCGAACCCGCTCCCGCCGTCAAGTGGGACGAGTCCGCCGCCCGCCACCTCCTCAGCCGGGCGTGCTTCGGCGGCACCCCCGAACGGGCGAAGGCACTCGCCGCGCAGCCACTGGACAAGGCCATCGACGGTCTGCTGGACGAGGCGGCGAGGGCCGGGCCGCTCGACCAGCCCGAGTGGGTGCGGGACGTGTGGGTGAACACCCTGCGGCGGTACTCGGACATGCCCCGCGAAGAGTACCTCGTCACCTTCCGCCGCACCAGCACCCGCAACGACGACGAGTTGCTCGACCTGAAGGCCCGGTGGGTCCGCCGCATGGCCACGACCCCGGCCCCGCTGCGGGAGAACCTGACCCTGTTCTGGCACGGTCACTTCACCTCGGCGTCCCGCACCATGTTCGGGGTGAGTCAGACGTTCTACCACCAGAACGAGACGTGGCGTAAGCATGCGATGGGCAACTTCCGCGCGTTCCTCCAAGCCGCCACGCTCGATCCGGGGATGATGATCTACCTCGACATGGAGGAGTCGGAGAAGACCAACCCGAACGAGAACTACGCCCGCGAACTGCTCGAACTGTTCGCCCTCGGGGTCGGGAACTACACGGAAAAGGACATCCGCGAAGTCGCCCGGTCCCTCACCGGCTGGACCCTCGACGCCCCGCCCGGCACGGTCAAACCGGATCGCCCGACCAGCCCGGAGACGGCCCGCTCGCTTCGCCGAGACGGGCTGGTGCCGACGTTCGTCCCGGCCCGGCACGACGCCGGCGAGAAGACCGTGTTCGACAAGACCGGGAAGTTCGGGGTGAAGGAGGTGCTGGACCTCGTCGTCGCTCACCCGGCGTGCGGGCCGCACGTCGCCGGCAAACTGATCGACCACTTCGGGGCCGACGACCCGGACGGCACCCTGAAGGCGCGGATGGCGAAAGCCTTCAACGACAGCCAGTACGAACTGCGGCCCATGCTCAAGGTGCTGTTCACGTCGCCCGAGTTCTACGCCACCCGGACGCGCGGCAACCGGGTGAAAAGCCCGATCCGGCTACTCGTCGGGGCGTGCCGGGACTTCGACTTGCGGGGCGAGGTTACGCCGTCCCTGGCCCAGGCCATCGTGCCGCTCGGCCAGGAGTTGTTCAACCCGCCCACGGTGAAGGGCTGGCCGTCCGGCAACGAGTGGATCACCGCCACCACCCTCGCCCTCCGCTACCGGCTCGGGGAGGTCGTCCTCGACGGGAAGGCTCTGACCGGCACGCAGCCCCTCGGCAGGCTCCGGGGGACGCTCATCCCCCGCGACCCCGCCGAGGCCGAGAAGACGATCAACCGGCTGCTCGCCCTCGACGCCGAGAAAGCGGACTCGACCGGCAAGGACGGCATCAAGGTGCGGTTCGAGCCGGACACAATCGTCCCCAAGGGACTGGCGGACGACCCCGAGAAGTTGGTCGATCACCTCCTCGCCCGTGTGCTGGTCGTCAAGCCGAGGACGGCCACCCGCGACGCGGTTGTCGAGGCATGCAAGGCGGTCCCCGCCGCCGACCGCGCGAAGCTCGCCGCCCGGCTGATTCTGGCGTCCCCCGAGTATCAGGTGGAGTAA